The Candidatus Bathyarchaeota archaeon genome contains a region encoding:
- the rfbD gene encoding dTDP-4-dehydrorhamnose reductase produces the protein MKLLITGASGLFGSKLAELALTKDYEVYSSYNQHFPQWGTPIKMDLLDNNACKKAFERIKPEIVVHSAALTNLDLCEKNRELAWKVNVEGTKKILNLCKRHSAFLIFISTDYVFNGNKGFYSEKDEPFPINYYGYTKLKAEEIIKGSLEEYCIIRTSVIFGSRPATGKINFALWVLESLKQNRKIEIVTDQINSPTLNTSLASMTLEVAERQLTEVLHLAGATPISRYEFARLLAQEFNLNQELIRPTTSDKINWIAKRPKNTSLNVTKALNLLKNRPICIRKAVRQLKSELSLYKKNNWTF, from the coding sequence TTGAAACTTCTAATCACTGGTGCCAGTGGATTATTTGGGTCCAAACTAGCTGAACTCGCCCTTACTAAAGACTATGAAGTTTACTCTTCATACAATCAGCACTTTCCTCAATGGGGAACTCCCATAAAAATGGACTTATTAGACAACAACGCTTGTAAAAAAGCTTTTGAAAGAATAAAGCCAGAAATAGTTGTACATTCAGCAGCATTAACCAACTTAGACTTATGCGAAAAAAACAGAGAATTAGCGTGGAAGGTTAACGTAGAAGGAACTAAGAAAATTCTAAACCTCTGTAAAAGGCACAGCGCCTTTCTCATATTTATTTCGACAGATTATGTTTTTAACGGAAATAAAGGGTTTTATTCAGAAAAGGACGAACCATTTCCCATAAATTATTATGGATACACGAAGTTAAAGGCAGAAGAAATCATCAAAGGGAGTTTAGAGGAGTACTGTATAATTAGAACAAGCGTTATTTTTGGGTCTAGACCGGCTACTGGCAAGATAAACTTCGCATTATGGGTTCTTGAAAGTTTAAAGCAAAATAGAAAAATAGAAATTGTAACTGATCAGATAAATTCCCCAACGCTTAACACAAGTTTGGCAAGCATGACATTAGAAGTTGCTGAAAGACAATTAACCGAAGTTTTACATTTGGCTGGAGCTACTCCCATCAGTAGATACGAATTCGCAAGACTTCTTGCACAGGAATTTAATTTAAACCAAGAACTAATTCGGCCAACAACATCAGATAAAATAAATTGGATAGCAAAGAGGCCAAAAAATACATCTCTCAATGTAACTAAAGCTTTAAATTTATTGAAAAATAGGCCAATATGTATCCGGAAAGCTGTAAGACAACTAAAAAGCGAGCTAAGTTTGTATAAGAAAAATAATTGGACTTTTTAA
- a CDS encoding polysaccharide deacetylase family protein — protein sequence MHRVFLTFDVEDFINPNAIFALQRILELLEKYNIRAIFFITGHMAEKISNYSEIIERLKYHEIGYHSSSHSVHPTIPEYTDVKSYKKAYEESIRRETSHINPLTGKIERDGGIHFLQDLFYSKKIRAFRAPGMCWTPPHLEALKSLGIEHDFSTNLTCSELVSYKGLTFYPYTVTQQWNGTIYDYECLLFSILRNKITILDLHPTLFVNRIEWDFIYRKGNPKKLMNVPKRPKKEIQELFNSFELLIKRIDFLRKIKLIKTDPSFSASNKKLSIRKKQVNKCYEKSMQWAIGCFNYHPKFIKSHFDYFFQEAMVTLQ from the coding sequence ATGCATAGAGTCTTCTTAACTTTTGATGTTGAGGATTTCATAAACCCAAATGCTATTTTCGCACTTCAACGGATACTAGAACTCCTAGAAAAATATAATATAAGAGCCATATTTTTTATTACTGGTCATATGGCTGAAAAAATAAGTAATTATTCTGAAATAATTGAAAGATTAAAATATCACGAAATAGGTTATCATTCCTCAAGTCACTCGGTGCATCCAACAATTCCGGAATACACGGATGTAAAGAGCTATAAAAAAGCCTATGAAGAGTCTATTCGGAGAGAAACTTCGCATATAAACCCTCTTACCGGTAAAATCGAAAGAGATGGCGGAATACACTTTCTACAAGACCTATTTTATTCTAAGAAAATTCGGGCATTTAGGGCGCCGGGAATGTGCTGGACGCCGCCGCATCTTGAAGCCCTAAAGAGTCTAGGTATAGAACATGATTTCTCTACAAATCTTACTTGTTCAGAACTAGTTTCCTATAAGGGATTAACCTTCTACCCATATACAGTAACTCAGCAATGGAACGGTACAATTTACGATTATGAATGCCTACTCTTCTCAATTTTAAGAAATAAAATAACTATCCTCGATTTACATCCAACCTTATTTGTAAATCGAATCGAATGGGATTTCATATACCGCAAAGGAAACCCAAAAAAACTCATGAATGTTCCGAAAAGGCCAAAGAAGGAAATACAAGAACTATTTAATAGTTTTGAACTCCTAATAAAAAGAATAGATTTCCTACGCAAAATTAAATTGATAAAAACCGACCCTTCCTTTAGTGCCTCAAACAAAAAGTTAAGCATCAGAAAAAAACAAGTAAACAAGTGCTACGAAAAAAGCATGCAATGGGCCATAGGGTGCTTCAATTATCACCCAAAATTCATTAAAAGTCATTTTGACTATTTTTTCCAAGAGGCCATGGTAACGCTTCAATAA
- the rfbB gene encoding dTDP-glucose 4,6-dehydratase produces MKLLVTGGLGFIGSNFIKYMLNKHRDIAIINVDKMSYGSNPANLKDLKTDRRYSFIKGDISDRRSVQKLISNVDAIVNMAAETHVDRSISDPLPFLLSNTIGVFNLLEAIRNVNSKIRLVQVSTDEVYGSILSGSFKENACLMPSNPYSASKASADMFCLAYYRTYNLNITVTRCTNNFGPYQFPEKFIPKTIIRASMNLKVPLYGSGANIRDWIYVVDHCEALEKVLFYGKAGEIYNISAENEYSNIEIVKMILEIMDKPEHLIKFVTDRPGHDMRYSLDSSKIRKELGWNPAHSFKEALEETINWYLENGWWWRPLATERILHSTPWKLKW; encoded by the coding sequence ATGAAACTTTTAGTTACCGGAGGCCTAGGTTTCATAGGAAGCAACTTCATAAAGTATATGCTTAACAAACATAGAGACATTGCGATAATCAATGTTGACAAAATGTCTTATGGCTCGAATCCTGCCAATCTGAAAGATCTCAAGACAGATCGAAGGTACTCATTCATAAAAGGAGATATATCTGACAGGAGATCTGTACAGAAACTAATATCAAATGTTGATGCCATAGTAAATATGGCTGCTGAAACACATGTTGACAGAAGCATTTCAGATCCATTACCCTTTCTATTAAGCAACACTATTGGCGTTTTCAATTTGCTTGAAGCGATTAGGAATGTTAACTCTAAAATTAGACTTGTACAGGTTTCAACTGACGAAGTTTACGGAAGCATACTTAGTGGCTCTTTCAAGGAAAATGCTTGCCTTATGCCCTCGAATCCCTATTCTGCGTCAAAGGCTTCAGCAGATATGTTCTGCCTAGCCTATTATCGAACTTACAATCTTAACATCACAGTGACAAGATGCACAAACAATTTTGGACCATATCAGTTTCCAGAGAAGTTTATACCTAAGACTATTATCAGGGCTAGTATGAATCTGAAAGTTCCACTATATGGTTCCGGAGCGAATATAAGGGATTGGATCTATGTGGTTGATCATTGTGAAGCTTTAGAAAAAGTATTGTTTTATGGAAAAGCTGGAGAAATTTACAATATTTCCGCCGAAAACGAGTATTCAAACATAGAGATTGTAAAAATGATACTTGAAATAATGGATAAGCCAGAACACTTAATAAAATTTGTAACGGATAGGCCCGGACACGATATGCGTTACTCTTTAGATTCAAGCAAAATTAGGAAAGAACTCGGATGGAACCCCGCTCACTCCTTCAAAGAGGCCCTAGAAGAAACCATAAATTGGTATCTCGAAAACGGGTGGTGGTGGAGACCTTTGGCTACTGAAAGGATACTACATTCTACTCCATGGAAACTAAAGTGGTGA
- a CDS encoding glucose-1-phosphate thymidylyltransferase, translating into MKGIILHGGAGTRLRPLTFSGPKQLIPVANKPISRYVLEDLRDNGIKNIAIILGNIYPEKVINYYGDGSKFDVKITYIHQGEPKGIAHAIGLCEEFVSEDNFVVYLGDNLLQYGIGKYLRKFEKGKYDGYILLKEVEDPTRFGIAKFDEKGKLVDVIEKPKQPPSNYAIIGVYFFKPTVFDIIKQLKPSWRGEYEITDAIRLMMRKDYNIGYEILDGWWFDTGKKDDILYVNSVILDERIKRDIKGEIFNSRVDGRTTIMEGTKIINSVVRGPCIIGGKCIIQDSYIGPYTSIGDCTKIIKSSVQYSVILENTTILEIDRLEDSLIGSNAKIFKKGKGNTLRLHIGDYSELAL; encoded by the coding sequence ATGAAAGGGATAATTCTTCATGGCGGAGCTGGGACAAGACTTAGACCTCTGACTTTTAGTGGACCAAAACAACTTATACCTGTAGCTAATAAACCGATCTCTCGATACGTATTGGAAGATCTTAGAGACAACGGAATCAAGAACATCGCAATAATTCTTGGAAATATCTATCCGGAGAAAGTCATCAATTATTATGGCGACGGAAGTAAATTCGACGTGAAAATCACGTATATACACCAAGGTGAACCAAAGGGGATAGCCCATGCGATCGGTCTATGTGAAGAATTTGTAAGCGAAGACAACTTCGTAGTTTACCTGGGGGATAACTTACTTCAGTATGGTATAGGGAAATACCTGAGGAAATTCGAAAAGGGGAAGTATGACGGTTACATCCTTCTGAAAGAAGTCGAAGATCCCACCAGATTTGGTATCGCAAAGTTTGACGAAAAGGGAAAATTAGTGGATGTAATTGAAAAGCCTAAGCAGCCACCAAGTAACTATGCCATAATAGGAGTTTACTTCTTCAAGCCAACTGTCTTCGACATAATTAAACAGCTCAAGCCAAGCTGGAGAGGAGAGTACGAAATAACTGACGCAATAAGACTAATGATGAGGAAAGATTACAATATCGGATACGAAATTCTTGATGGTTGGTGGTTTGACACTGGAAAAAAGGATGACATACTCTACGTGAACAGCGTCATACTTGACGAAAGAATAAAACGGGATATTAAAGGTGAAATATTTAATTCACGGGTTGACGGGCGCACCACCATAATGGAAGGAACAAAGATAATAAACAGCGTAGTTAGAGGCCCGTGTATAATAGGCGGAAAATGCATAATACAGGATTCTTACATAGGTCCATACACAAGTATAGGAGATTGCACAAAAATCATAAAAAGTTCTGTACAGTACTCCGTAATTCTAGAAAACACCACAATACTGGAAATAGATAGATTAGAAGACAGTCTCATAGGAAGCAACGCAAAAATCTTTAAAAAAGGAAAAGGAAACACACTGCGCCTTCACATAGGGGACTACTCTGAACTTGCTCTTTGA
- a CDS encoding dTDP-4-dehydrorhamnose 3,5-epimerase family protein, giving the protein MVVSSGIKTFSLEGVKTYDLNVLTDERGFFAEALRQDWNELLANKWIVQANISFSYPKIVRAWHKHERGQVDYFLVLKGAVKICAYDDKTGKLVEIIASEHKPRIVRIPGKYWHGTMTVGNTPSLIVYFVDRLYDYYNPDEVRRPWNDKSIIPTEINGRKDDPRVGKPWDWFYPPHK; this is encoded by the coding sequence ATGGTTGTTTCAAGCGGAATAAAAACGTTCTCTCTCGAAGGTGTTAAAACCTACGACTTAAATGTTCTAACTGACGAAAGAGGCTTCTTTGCTGAAGCTCTGAGACAAGATTGGAATGAATTGTTGGCCAATAAATGGATAGTCCAGGCTAACATAAGTTTTAGCTATCCTAAAATAGTTCGAGCTTGGCATAAACATGAACGTGGTCAAGTAGATTACTTTCTGGTTCTTAAAGGAGCTGTCAAAATATGTGCGTATGATGATAAAACAGGAAAGCTTGTTGAGATAATTGCAAGCGAACATAAACCACGTATAGTTAGGATTCCCGGAAAGTATTGGCATGGCACAATGACGGTAGGTAATACTCCATCCTTGATAGTTTACTTTGTTGATAGACTCTACGACTATTATAATCCTGACGAAGTTAGAAGACCTTGGAATGATAAATCTATAATCCCAACGGAAATCAACGGCAGAAAAGATGATCCACGTGTTGGTAAGCCTTGGGATTGGTTCTATCCACCCCATAAATAA
- a CDS encoding glycosyltransferase family 2 protein, producing the protein MKHSVISVVIPAYNEEKNIGEVLSKTISVMESLGSSYEIIVVDDGSIDRTLEIASTYKVTVLSNGRNKGKGYALRKGFQHARGDVIVTIDSDGAHDPKDIPEMLKPIFNGADVVSGSRFLGVNKDFTSSLNRLGNFLINSLIMVLTRKRITDSQTGFRAIKKEVLEKLCLESTGYEIETELTVKTLKNGFTFQEKPIVCKKRQYHISKLRVLYDGIKILKTILKFNFNSKIKHAKT; encoded by the coding sequence GTGAAACATTCAGTTATCTCAGTGGTTATTCCAGCCTATAATGAAGAGAAAAACATAGGCGAAGTTCTTTCTAAAACCATTTCCGTAATGGAAAGTTTAGGAAGCTCCTATGAAATCATAGTTGTCGACGACGGATCTATAGATCGCACTTTGGAGATAGCGTCCACATATAAAGTGACTGTATTATCAAATGGGAGGAATAAAGGGAAGGGTTATGCCTTAAGAAAGGGGTTCCAGCATGCAAGGGGCGACGTGATCGTAACTATAGACTCGGATGGAGCTCATGACCCCAAAGATATTCCAGAAATGCTTAAGCCAATCTTTAATGGAGCGGACGTTGTGTCTGGATCACGATTTCTAGGTGTTAATAAAGATTTTACATCGTCATTGAACCGTTTAGGGAACTTCCTCATAAACTCTCTAATAATGGTGCTAACAAGAAAGCGCATAACGGACAGCCAAACAGGCTTTAGAGCCATAAAGAAGGAAGTATTGGAAAAACTCTGTTTAGAATCGACAGGTTACGAAATAGAAACTGAATTAACGGTAAAAACTCTTAAAAACGGCTTCACCTTCCAAGAAAAACCAATTGTATGCAAGAAAAGGCAGTATCACATTTCGAAGCTAAGGGTGCTTTACGATGGAATAAAAATTTTAAAAACAATTCTGAAATTCAATTTTAACAGTAAAATCAAACATGCAAAGACATAG
- a CDS encoding glycosyltransferase family 4 protein: MRVLMVSPCYYPVKGGTETTVRNLAIALNKNKIQTDVMAFNVDQTRKPRWQGKTERIDGIVIYRIPALDWLPITHSARVTAGVNFIPGKFTHILKKYDVIHFHEVEFSFPFFSFFVKKPKIIHLHGIDYNFLKRHHISRFLLKHLVKVYISISKRMKKELINLGVPENRIIYLPNSIDVNHFKPKRRKQENMLLFVGRIAASKGLHILIRSLQHLKDNVCLVIIGPPDWDANYHKNILRMIEKENRKRKHEVRYLGTLEPTKLAEWYQKASLFILPSFAEGFPVTILEALACETPVIATPVGGIPEIIRNGETGILIRQNTPAYVAKAIQYLLENRDVRLRMGRKGREYVVRKHSLENVCKKLHAIYKQLIN, encoded by the coding sequence ATGCGAGTTTTGATGGTTTCTCCATGTTACTATCCTGTTAAGGGCGGTACGGAGACAACGGTCAGAAATCTAGCTATAGCCCTTAACAAGAATAAGATTCAAACAGATGTTATGGCGTTTAACGTTGATCAAACGCGAAAACCGAGATGGCAGGGAAAAACTGAAAGAATCGATGGAATCGTCATCTACAGAATCCCTGCATTGGATTGGTTACCAATTACACATTCGGCTAGAGTGACAGCAGGAGTCAACTTTATACCAGGCAAATTTACGCATATACTAAAAAAATATGATGTCATTCATTTTCACGAGGTTGAATTCAGCTTCCCATTCTTCTCATTTTTCGTGAAAAAACCTAAGATAATTCATTTACATGGAATAGACTATAATTTTTTAAAGAGGCATCACATAAGCAGATTTTTACTAAAACATTTAGTTAAAGTGTACATTTCCATATCAAAACGAATGAAAAAGGAATTAATAAACCTAGGAGTCCCAGAAAACAGAATTATATACTTGCCCAACAGCATCGATGTAAATCACTTTAAACCTAAAAGAAGAAAACAAGAAAATATGCTCTTATTTGTTGGAAGAATAGCAGCAAGTAAAGGTCTGCATATCCTGATAAGATCTCTGCAACATTTGAAAGATAATGTTTGCTTGGTGATAATAGGCCCGCCGGACTGGGATGCTAACTATCACAAAAACATATTAAGAATGATCGAAAAGGAAAATCGAAAACGAAAGCACGAAGTCCGCTATTTAGGGACCTTAGAGCCAACCAAACTGGCAGAATGGTACCAAAAAGCCTCACTTTTTATCTTACCATCTTTCGCTGAAGGTTTCCCTGTTACGATTCTCGAGGCATTGGCGTGTGAGACTCCGGTGATAGCAACACCAGTAGGTGGAATTCCAGAAATAATAAGAAACGGTGAAACTGGAATCTTAATTCGGCAAAATACCCCTGCTTATGTTGCAAAGGCAATACAATACTTGCTGGAAAATAGGGATGTTAGACTCCGGATGGGTCGAAAGGGACGAGAATATGTCGTAAGGAAGCATTCATTGGAAAATGTCTGCAAAAAATTACATGCAATATATAAACAACTGATTAATTGA
- a CDS encoding glycosyltransferase family 2 protein: MDPKVSILWINYNSSSFINLALESLYAIKNLDYPNYELIIVDNASTDDSLEIISKFVKSHQIKSKIIRLEKNAGYTGGNNAAYRARDPDSKYIVLLNNDAVPKRDSLRKLVKIMENDESLGAVQGIILNYDEETIDTAGDYLSELFDALSRGQGRRIQPKREVYATSPDGAYSICRVEAIKKAMGSDKRIFDDFIFACLDDYMLGLRLWNSGFKVKVVSLITAKHKRGSSFKKVTLLQFYLGVRNYIALNEMSNSRYKNLLRIFFVKQLFVYFLFRIFRIFGLKTQPDCKEAAAVFLRAFIDGIRIGRMKRKRKDTVDMYKAPIVRIEPLIAFLGVMTSPRLIDAYVRKQLDKI, encoded by the coding sequence ATGGATCCAAAAGTTTCAATTTTGTGGATAAACTATAACAGTTCCAGTTTCATAAATCTTGCATTAGAATCGCTGTATGCCATAAAAAATCTAGATTATCCAAATTACGAACTTATCATAGTAGATAACGCATCTACCGATGATAGCTTGGAAATTATAAGTAAATTTGTTAAGAGCCACCAAATTAAAAGCAAAATTATTAGACTCGAAAAAAATGCTGGGTACACTGGTGGAAATAATGCAGCCTATAGGGCTAGAGATCCTGACAGCAAATACATAGTTCTTTTAAACAATGATGCAGTCCCGAAAAGAGACAGTTTAAGAAAATTAGTGAAAATTATGGAAAATGATGAATCCTTAGGGGCAGTTCAGGGCATCATCCTTAACTATGACGAAGAAACGATAGACACTGCTGGAGATTATCTTAGTGAATTGTTTGATGCGCTTTCGCGTGGACAAGGAAGGAGGATTCAACCAAAGAGGGAAGTTTACGCCACATCCCCCGACGGCGCCTATTCAATTTGTAGGGTTGAAGCCATTAAAAAGGCCATGGGTAGCGATAAGAGAATCTTCGACGATTTTATTTTTGCTTGTTTAGATGATTACATGTTAGGTCTAAGATTATGGAACAGCGGTTTTAAGGTAAAAGTAGTTTCGTTAATAACAGCCAAACATAAGAGAGGTTCGTCCTTTAAGAAGGTTACATTGCTGCAGTTTTATCTTGGAGTAAGGAATTATATCGCACTTAACGAAATGTCCAATAGCAGATATAAAAATCTTCTTAGGATATTTTTTGTTAAGCAATTGTTTGTATACTTTTTATTTAGAATATTCAGGATTTTCGGTTTAAAAACCCAGCCGGACTGCAAGGAAGCGGCAGCAGTCTTCCTAAGAGCATTCATTGATGGAATAAGAATTGGCAGAATGAAGAGAAAACGTAAAGATACCGTTGACATGTATAAAGCACCAATTGTAAGAATCGAACCGTTGATAGCTTTCCTCGGAGTTATGACTAGCCCACGGTTAATAGACGCCTACGTTAGAAAACAATTAGATAAGATATAA
- a CDS encoding UDP-glucose/GDP-mannose dehydrogenase family protein has translation MVKQDVSIIGVGYVGLCTAIAFAKKGYRVIAVDYDYEKIALVKRGILPFYERGLETALKHVLKKNCLECSLNYDEAILKTDITFITVGTPSKPDGSIDLQYIKTSAREIGDALRKKEDYHLVVVKSTVIPGTTENVVKPIIEKFSGKQCGDKFGICVNPEFLREGRALHDTLNPDRIIIGEYDRRSGDTLENFYRRLHDGKMSPVIRTNLATAEMIKYANNAFLATKISFINQIANICERIEGVDVTVVAKAIGLDKRIGPLFLNAGIGYGGSCLPKDIKALINFSKSLGYEPKLLEAVDLVNETQCQRVIDFCKSVLGNIKGKRIAILGLAFKPDTDDIRGAISIKIIKALLREEADIIAYDPAAMHNVRKKLGNSIKYADSPINCIKNADCCIIVTEWEQFKKLKPNEFIQNMRRPFLIDGRRIFDPKKYGSKLEFKAIGLG, from the coding sequence ATGGTTAAACAAGATGTATCCATAATTGGAGTTGGATATGTAGGTCTTTGCACAGCAATTGCATTTGCAAAAAAAGGCTATAGAGTAATAGCGGTGGATTATGACTATGAAAAGATAGCATTGGTAAAAAGAGGAATTCTTCCCTTTTACGAGAGAGGCTTAGAAACGGCATTAAAACATGTTCTAAAGAAAAATTGCCTAGAATGCAGCTTAAATTATGACGAGGCTATTCTTAAAACTGACATAACTTTTATCACGGTTGGAACTCCCAGTAAACCCGATGGAAGTATAGACTTACAGTATATTAAGACATCTGCGCGTGAAATCGGAGATGCATTAAGGAAAAAGGAAGACTACCATTTAGTTGTCGTTAAAAGCACGGTTATACCGGGAACTACGGAAAACGTCGTCAAACCAATAATCGAAAAGTTTTCGGGAAAACAATGCGGAGATAAGTTTGGCATATGTGTAAATCCAGAATTTCTCCGTGAAGGAAGGGCGCTTCATGACACTCTAAATCCTGACCGCATAATTATTGGGGAATACGATAGAAGGTCGGGAGACACCCTAGAAAACTTCTATAGAAGGCTTCATGATGGAAAAATGTCTCCAGTCATTAGAACAAATCTTGCTACAGCGGAAATGATAAAGTATGCAAATAACGCCTTTCTGGCTACAAAAATCAGTTTTATAAACCAAATTGCCAATATCTGCGAAAGAATAGAAGGAGTCGATGTAACTGTAGTTGCTAAAGCTATTGGATTAGACAAACGAATAGGCCCATTATTTCTAAATGCCGGAATAGGATATGGAGGAAGTTGTCTCCCTAAGGACATTAAGGCACTTATAAACTTCTCTAAAAGTTTGGGGTACGAACCAAAGCTGTTAGAAGCTGTGGATTTAGTTAACGAAACTCAATGTCAGAGAGTTATCGATTTCTGTAAAAGTGTTTTAGGTAACATTAAGGGAAAACGAATAGCAATTCTCGGTTTGGCCTTCAAACCAGATACCGACGATATACGAGGGGCTATTTCTATAAAGATCATTAAAGCCCTTCTGAGAGAGGAAGCCGACATAATAGCTTATGACCCAGCGGCTATGCATAACGTAAGGAAAAAGTTAGGTAACAGTATTAAATACGCCGACTCGCCGATAAATTGCATAAAAAATGCCGATTGCTGCATAATTGTTACAGAATGGGAACAATTTAAAAAGTTAAAACCCAACGAGTTTATACAAAATATGAGACGACCTTTCTTAATCGATGGAAGAAGAATTTTTGATCCGAAGAAGTATGGCTCAAAACTTGAATTCAAAGCAATAGGTTTAGGTTAA
- a CDS encoding oligosaccharide flippase family protein yields the protein MGTDVQKALEIGRKSATGSLQLFIGQASSTIIMAIGTIILARLLTEAEYGLYSIALIPSYMAILFRDWGVNSAITKFTASLRAQKNEEKAYKIIKTGLIFEVATGFILSLILISLSGFIASTVFNRPKSTPLIMIASITVFTGALQTVAQSTFVGFERMELSSLTNICQAIVKSVATPLLVLIGFGTFGATLGYTISFMVSAIIALIVLYLTIIRKINIRNRDSGDSSTIKTLREMLHYGVPLSISSIISGFLIQFYAFIMAIYCTDVAIGNYQVASQFATILTFFTVPIWTVLFPAFSKINLQDENELLQTVFTFSIKYTSLILVPTTIGLMILSKPLVGTLFGEKWTQAPLFLTLYVINNLFVIFGSLTLGSLLAGIGETKMQMKLSLITLTVGMPLSLILIPTMGIIGLILTTIIANKPSLVIGLYWTRKKYKTKIDINSSLRILIASATAATATFFAINFTTYADWIELIIGTAAFATTYLIATPTIGAVNKSDINNLKTMFSGLGALSKLINIPLNFMEKIPNLM from the coding sequence GTGGGAACTGACGTGCAAAAAGCCCTAGAAATTGGAAGAAAATCTGCGACTGGGAGCCTTCAGCTATTCATAGGTCAAGCATCCTCAACGATAATAATGGCTATAGGCACAATAATCTTGGCAAGGCTTTTAACAGAGGCAGAGTATGGACTATACTCCATAGCATTAATTCCATCATACATGGCTATACTCTTTAGAGATTGGGGAGTCAACTCGGCTATAACTAAATTTACAGCCAGCCTTAGAGCTCAAAAAAATGAGGAAAAAGCCTACAAAATAATAAAAACAGGTTTAATATTCGAAGTAGCGACAGGGTTTATTCTTTCATTAATTCTTATTTCTCTTTCGGGCTTCATTGCTTCTACAGTTTTCAACCGTCCCAAATCTACGCCGCTTATAATGATTGCGTCAATCACTGTTTTCACTGGAGCATTGCAAACCGTGGCGCAATCAACATTTGTAGGCTTCGAAAGGATGGAGCTTAGCAGTCTAACAAACATATGTCAAGCCATAGTGAAAAGCGTTGCTACGCCGCTTCTTGTTTTAATAGGCTTCGGCACATTTGGGGCAACTTTAGGATACACAATTTCGTTTATGGTATCAGCCATTATAGCCTTAATAGTCCTCTATTTAACCATAATCAGGAAAATAAACATCAGAAATAGGGATTCTGGAGACTCAAGTACAATAAAAACTTTGAGAGAAATGCTTCATTACGGAGTCCCACTCTCGATATCATCCATTATAAGCGGGTTCCTTATACAATTCTACGCCTTTATAATGGCAATTTACTGTACGGATGTCGCGATAGGAAATTACCAGGTAGCAAGCCAGTTCGCAACTATACTAACATTCTTTACAGTACCCATATGGACCGTGCTGTTTCCAGCTTTTTCCAAAATAAATCTGCAAGATGAAAACGAACTGCTCCAAACAGTTTTCACGTTCTCAATAAAATACACATCATTAATTCTCGTCCCAACAACAATCGGTTTAATGATTTTATCGAAACCTTTGGTTGGCACGCTTTTCGGCGAAAAATGGACTCAGGCGCCGCTCTTCCTAACGCTATACGTAATAAACAATCTCTTTGTTATATTCGGAAGCTTAACCCTTGGAAGCTTACTTGCGGGCATTGGAGAAACAAAAATGCAAATGAAATTAAGCCTAATAACCTTGACGGTGGGAATGCCGCTCTCGTTAATTCTCATACCGACGATGGGAATAATAGGGTTAATACTGACAACCATAATAGCCAACAAACCAAGCCTAGTGATAGGCCTATACTGGACCAGAAAGAAGTACAAGACCAAAATAGACATAAACTCATCATTAAGAATTCTTATAGCATCTGCAACAGCAGCTACAGCAACATTTTTTGCTATAAACTTCACTACCTACGCCGATTGGATAGAGCTCATCATAGGAACCGCAGCATTCGCTACAACTTACCTAATAGCTACACCAACCATTGGAGCAGTAAACAAAAGCGACATAAACAACCTAAAAACAATGTTTTCAGGGTTAGGAGCGCTATCAAAATTAATAAATATTCCACTAAATTTCATGGAAAAGATTCCAAACCTAATGTAA